The stretch of DNA GCAAGAGCGAGTCTCCCGAGATCGCGCTGGGTTTCCGGCAGGAGATCCCGTGCTTTCATGCCGGCCATGGGGGTGCCCGGCAGCGGGGTGAAGAGGTGGACATGCGCCCGGCCGCGACGCGTCACCTCATGGACGAGGCTGAGCGTCGCCCGTTCGTCCTCTTCCTCTTCGCACGGGAGGCCGACGATAAAGTCGACGACCGGAGTCAGCCCGGCGTCCCTGCAGAGGTCGAGGGCCTGCTCCACGTCCGCGACCGTGTGGCCCCGGCGGAGCATCGTCAGCACCCGGTCGCTTCCGGACTGCGCCCCGAACTGGAGCCTCCGGTTGGCGCAGTAGGTGGTGATCAGGTCCAGCACCTCGCCGGTGACGAACTCGGGCCTGACCTCTGACGGGAACGTCCCGAAGTAGATCTCGTTCCGGTGAAGAGCGCGGAAGAGCGCCTCGATCTTCTCCGGGCGCGGCCTGATCCCGTCGGATCCATAGGCGAGGGCGTTCGGGGTCACGAACCGGGCGTCCCGGAAATGCGCCGCGGCCCGCGCGATCTCGTCCACCGGGCGGTGGCGCATCCTCCGGCCGAAGAGATTTGGGGTCTGACAGTATGCGCAGCCGTGCGGGCACCCCCGCGAGATCTCGATATATCCCTTGAACTGCGAGAACGGCGGGTATGCCGGGAGAAACACCGCATGGTCCTGCGGGCAGAGCCCCTCCCGCGTCGCAACGCCCGGTACCGGACCGGGCGTCCTGTTCTCGATCGCCCTGAGGAGGCGGGGGAGGGTGTACTCCCCTTCGCCGACGACAACGTAATCGGCATAGGCTGCCATCTCCATCGGGCAGGCGGTCGCATGGGGCCCGCCGACGATCGTCGTGCAGGGCGCATTTGCGATCTCCTCCATAAACGCCGGGGCGTTGATCGAGTTCAGGCTGTAGCAGGTGACATCGCCCTCCGGCTCCTTCACCGGGCGGAGAGCGTAGCCTTCAGTCTCGCAGGCGGCGTACAGCGCGGCGAACGAGTTCTTCGCGGCCGTGATCTCCCGCCAGTTTACCTGCATGGATGCCTGCCCCTCATTCCTGCCATGAGACCGTGCCGGCATCGGCGTCCACGGTTACCTCTGTGCCCCCTTTGAGCGCCGGCAGAGGCGCCTCGAGTCGGTCGATCATCGGTATCTTTGCGATGATCGCCCCCGTGGCGATGATCGGTTCGGCCTCCCTGTTGATGATCGCCGCCGGGGCCTTGCCATTTCTGGCAAGGGCGTAGATCACGTACGAGCCCACGGTGGAGCCTTTCCCGTACGGGAAGGCAAAGATCCTGCCGGCGATCGACTCGCCCTTCAGGGGGTGCCCTTCCTCGATGATCACGCCGCTCTCAGGATCGACCCCTGAGAGGAATGATAGCGGTGCATCGGATACCAGCAACGCTCCGGTCGCTGATCCCCGTGCAATCCCACGTCCTTTGATTATCACATCCACACCTAATAAATGTATAAAGAATCCACTATATTAGTGACATGGAAGACTCCGTGATTAACGTCAGCAATGACAATGATCTGTATAAACTCCAGGTCCAGGAGATGAAGGCGAAAGTTCTGGATCTGAAGATGCAGAACGAGTTGCTCCAGAAAGAGGTCAATCAGCTGAGGAGAGAGAACAACCAGCTCAAACGCGTGCCTCTTTTTGTCGCTGCCATCGTCGATAAACTCGGTGACGGCGAGGTATATCTCAGGCAGCAGGGGAACAATCAGGAGTATATCACGAGGGTCAGCCCCGAACTCTACGACACGATCAAGCCCGGGATGAAAGTGGCGGTAAATAACGCTCTTTCCATCGTCAAGACCGTCGGCACCATCTATGACTCGCGCGTGAGGGTGATGGAACTCGAGACCGCGCCGAACA from Methanofollis liminatans DSM 4140 encodes:
- a CDS encoding TIGR04013 family B12-binding domain/radical SAM domain-containing protein, which encodes MQVNWREITAAKNSFAALYAACETEGYALRPVKEPEGDVTCYSLNSINAPAFMEEIANAPCTTIVGGPHATACPMEMAAYADYVVVGEGEYTLPRLLRAIENRTPGPVPGVATREGLCPQDHAVFLPAYPPFSQFKGYIEISRGCPHGCAYCQTPNLFGRRMRHRPVDEIARAAAHFRDARFVTPNALAYGSDGIRPRPEKIEALFRALHRNEIYFGTFPSEVRPEFVTGEVLDLITTYCANRRLQFGAQSGSDRVLTMLRRGHTVADVEQALDLCRDAGLTPVVDFIVGLPCEEEEDERATLSLVHEVTRRGRAHVHLFTPLPGTPMAGMKARDLLPETQRDLGRLALAGKISGSWNDPERRFYRNR
- a CDS encoding DUF126 domain-containing protein, translated to MIIKGRGIARGSATGALLVSDAPLSFLSGVDPESGVIIEEGHPLKGESIAGRIFAFPYGKGSTVGSYVIYALARNGKAPAAIINREAEPIIATGAIIAKIPMIDRLEAPLPALKGGTEVTVDADAGTVSWQE